A single genomic interval of Chryseobacterium paludis harbors:
- the dnaA gene encoding chromosomal replication initiator protein DnaA: protein MDENLMMIWQKCLQFMRDNLNAAEDNSDLKKLEKSFDLLFDKVQPISLVDNNLTLMVPSDFYKEYIEDNYLSLLSAALKKNIGKGVKLWYSVMENKPNGLEKPVTMNMKGKSVPTPKMQETMPQGFSSNIVNPFVVPGIKKVNIDSNLKSDFSFDNYVEGESNKFAATVARSIAKRPGATAFNPLFLYGGYGVGKTHLGQAVGLEVKSQFPDKVVLYLSSEKFIQQFISAAKAHKQTEFANFYQMVDVLIIDDIQFLSGKSATQDSFFHIFDYLHQNGKQIILTSDKAPVDIMDIQDRIVSRFKWGLSAEIKSPDLDTRRKIIVDKLSRDGIVLTEDMLDFLAAEAKTNVRELIGVINSVIAYSTIYKSDLSLELLKDTINKIAANQKKIINIPYIQEIVCDYFGIKREQLLSKTRKREIALPRQLAMYFAKEFTNATFTKIGEEMGGKDHSTVMYACETIKDVSKIDKEVKKYVKELTERIKH, encoded by the coding sequence ATGGATGAAAATTTAATGATGATATGGCAGAAGTGCCTTCAGTTTATGCGTGACAATCTTAACGCAGCTGAAGATAATTCTGATTTGAAAAAACTTGAAAAGTCTTTCGACTTACTGTTTGATAAAGTGCAGCCAATCTCTTTGGTTGACAACAATCTTACATTAATGGTGCCGAGTGATTTTTACAAGGAATATATAGAAGATAATTACCTATCTTTACTTTCTGCTGCCCTGAAGAAAAATATAGGAAAAGGAGTTAAATTATGGTATTCAGTAATGGAAAATAAGCCTAATGGTTTAGAAAAACCCGTTACAATGAACATGAAAGGAAAGAGTGTTCCTACTCCGAAAATGCAGGAAACAATGCCGCAGGGTTTTTCATCCAATATTGTTAATCCTTTTGTAGTACCCGGAATTAAAAAAGTAAATATAGATTCTAATCTGAAATCAGATTTTTCTTTTGATAATTACGTAGAGGGAGAGAGTAATAAATTTGCAGCTACAGTAGCAAGATCTATTGCAAAAAGACCTGGAGCAACAGCTTTTAATCCATTATTTTTATATGGTGGATATGGGGTAGGGAAAACCCACTTAGGACAAGCAGTAGGTTTGGAAGTTAAAAGCCAGTTTCCGGATAAAGTAGTACTTTATCTGTCTTCTGAAAAATTTATTCAGCAGTTTATATCGGCAGCTAAAGCTCATAAACAAACTGAATTTGCAAACTTTTACCAAATGGTAGATGTTTTAATTATTGATGATATTCAGTTTCTTTCTGGGAAATCAGCTACTCAAGATAGTTTCTTCCATATTTTTGATTATTTACATCAAAATGGAAAGCAGATCATTCTGACTTCTGATAAGGCACCTGTAGATATTATGGATATTCAGGATAGAATTGTTTCCCGCTTTAAATGGGGACTTTCAGCAGAGATCAAATCTCCGGATCTTGATACCAGAAGAAAAATTATTGTTGATAAATTAAGCAGAGACGGAATTGTTCTTACAGAAGATATGCTTGATTTCTTAGCTGCAGAAGCTAAAACCAATGTAAGAGAACTTATTGGAGTAATCAACTCAGTAATTGCCTATTCCACAATATATAAATCTGATCTAAGTCTAGAATTATTAAAAGATACGATCAACAAGATTGCTGCTAATCAGAAAAAAATCATCAATATTCCTTATATTCAGGAGATTGTATGCGATTATTTTGGTATTAAAAGAGAGCAGCTACTTTCTAAGACAAGAAAAAGAGAAATTGCTCTTCCAAGACAGTTAGCTATGTATTTTGCTAAAGAATTTACGAATGCCACATTTACTAAAATTGGTGAAGAGATGGGAGGCAAAGATCATTCAACTGTAATGTATGCGTGCGAAACAATAAAAGATGTTTCAAAGATCGATAAAGAAGTGAAAAAATACGTAAAGGAACTTACTGAAAGAATAAAGCATTAA
- a CDS encoding low molecular weight protein-tyrosine-phosphatase codes for MKILMVCLGNICRSPLAEGIMKTKLPDGFFVDSVGTISMHEGEHPDKRAIKTASNHGIDISKQRSRPISNADFEKFDIIYCMDIDIYGDVISKAKNEEQRQKIFLFLEAAGNHKDAEVPDPYWGDMNDFEDVYQLLDQACNMISKQILS; via the coding sequence ATGAAAATATTGATGGTATGCTTAGGGAATATATGCAGAAGCCCTTTGGCAGAAGGAATTATGAAGACAAAACTTCCGGACGGCTTTTTTGTAGATTCCGTTGGGACTATTTCAATGCATGAAGGGGAGCACCCGGATAAGCGGGCAATAAAAACAGCCTCAAATCACGGAATTGATATTTCAAAACAAAGGTCGAGACCCATTTCAAATGCTGATTTTGAAAAATTTGATATAATCTATTGCATGGATATTGATATTTATGGAGATGTTATTTCTAAAGCTAAAAATGAAGAGCAGAGACAGAAAATATTTTTATTTTTAGAAGCGGCTGGAAATCATAAAGATGCAGAAGTGCCCGATCCATATTGGGGTGATATGAATGATTTTGAAGATGTATACCAGCTTTTGGATCAAGCCTGTAATATGATAAGTAAGCAAATTTTAAGTTAA
- a CDS encoding Cif family virulence factor, whose product MKYIFLLFILSSSIFFAQTKDEVAIRKVMNDFMECIKNRNEEKFLSLFQEPVLWTGIYTDRTQAKRLEKNPQAEAYFSDNYKTFIAGFKDDKSEEKFDHIKIIEDGSIASANFDYSFWYDEKMSNWGKEIWTLMKIKGIWKITSVSFSMDLTKYYPQPSLKERTQK is encoded by the coding sequence ATGAAATATATTTTTCTACTATTTATTTTAAGTTCCAGTATATTCTTTGCTCAAACTAAAGATGAGGTTGCCATTCGAAAAGTGATGAATGATTTTATGGAATGCATCAAAAACAGAAATGAAGAAAAGTTTCTTTCCCTATTTCAGGAACCAGTACTTTGGACTGGAATATATACGGACAGAACTCAAGCAAAACGTCTGGAGAAAAATCCTCAGGCTGAAGCTTATTTCTCTGATAATTATAAAACTTTTATTGCTGGATTTAAAGATGATAAATCAGAAGAGAAATTTGATCATATTAAAATTATTGAAGATGGATCAATCGCTTCGGCAAACTTTGACTATAGTTTCTGGTATGATGAAAAAATGAGCAATTGGGGAAAAGAGATCTGGACACTGATGAAGATCAAAGGTATCTGGAAAATTACTTCAGTTTCATTTTCCATGGACTTAACAAAATATTACCCACAACCTTCACTAAAAGAAAGAACCCAAAAATAA
- a CDS encoding SAM-dependent methyltransferase, with the protein MLFLLPAYLSENTPLSHFSPVMNDYIMQTDYFFVENEKTARKVIKFFAPDKKQSDLKLFLLDKYTQNADIKDAQELMLKGQDFGLLSEAGLPCIADPGNLVVKWCHEKNIRVLPISGPSSIILALISSGFNGQEFSFNGYLPIEKGEKKKQILHLESLVQKTGYSQIFMETPYRNNPLFEDLCKFLSPHTKLCIAANINDPEHEFILTKTIKEWQKLKPELHKIPAVFVLGK; encoded by the coding sequence ATGCTTTTTTTACTTCCTGCCTATTTATCAGAAAATACACCGCTTAGTCATTTTTCACCTGTGATGAATGATTATATCATGCAGACCGATTACTTTTTTGTGGAAAATGAAAAGACTGCCCGAAAAGTTATTAAGTTTTTCGCTCCCGATAAAAAGCAGTCAGATCTTAAACTGTTTTTACTGGATAAATATACTCAGAATGCAGATATAAAAGATGCTCAGGAATTGATGCTTAAAGGTCAGGATTTTGGACTGCTTTCCGAAGCTGGACTCCCTTGTATCGCTGACCCTGGAAACCTTGTTGTAAAATGGTGTCATGAGAAAAATATTAGGGTATTACCTATTTCTGGACCATCTTCTATTATTTTGGCTTTAATTTCCAGTGGGTTTAACGGTCAGGAGTTTTCCTTTAATGGATATCTTCCAATTGAAAAAGGAGAAAAAAAGAAACAGATCCTGCATTTAGAAAGTCTTGTACAGAAAACAGGTTACTCTCAAATTTTTATGGAAACACCATATCGGAATAATCCTCTTTTTGAAGATCTGTGCAAATTTTTATCTCCTCATACAAAACTCTGTATTGCAGCTAATATTAATGATCCGGAGCATGAGTTCATTCTGACAAAAACGATCAAGGAATGGCAAAAATTAAAACCGGAACTTCATAAAATTCCCGCTGTATTTGTTTTAGGAAAATAG
- a CDS encoding DUF4349 domain-containing protein, protein MKNPILPLFCLLLIHCSKSDGVVQHEAKADLMEVLQEDKNIPSENEPPPPPPPSQEQKRENSSKRSDTISKKIIKNGDMRIQVGDIKKSQGQVNEILKKNKAYIQTENFRNSDVDENLDLTIRVPHKSFDALINSLSSGMGSVLSKNISSEDVTEEYTDVSIKLANKKIYLEKYRDLLKGASTTKDMLEIQEKIRGLEDEIDVAEGKLRFIDDRVNYSTLNLSLYKEKVRSSTTSQIGFGSRFGDSITQGWNSFISFILGLISFWPFFLTIPLIIFLWRKWKGRRKK, encoded by the coding sequence ATGAAAAACCCTATCCTTCCTTTATTTTGCCTACTACTTATACATTGCAGTAAATCTGATGGTGTTGTCCAACATGAGGCCAAAGCTGACCTGATGGAAGTCTTACAGGAAGATAAAAACATTCCTTCTGAAAATGAACCTCCACCTCCACCTCCACCCTCTCAAGAACAAAAAAGAGAAAACTCTTCCAAAAGATCAGATACTATTTCTAAGAAAATTATTAAAAATGGAGATATGCGCATTCAGGTTGGAGATATTAAAAAATCTCAGGGTCAGGTGAATGAAATCTTAAAGAAAAACAAAGCCTATATTCAGACTGAAAACTTTAGAAACTCAGACGTAGACGAGAATTTAGACCTTACCATACGTGTTCCACATAAAAGTTTTGATGCCCTCATCAATTCTCTTTCGAGTGGTATGGGTTCAGTATTATCAAAAAATATTTCATCGGAAGATGTCACTGAAGAGTATACAGATGTTTCCATAAAATTAGCAAATAAGAAAATTTATCTTGAAAAATACCGTGATCTGCTTAAGGGTGCATCTACTACAAAAGATATGCTTGAGATTCAGGAAAAAATTCGTGGTTTAGAGGATGAAATAGATGTTGCAGAAGGAAAACTTCGTTTTATCGATGACCGGGTAAATTACAGCACATTAAACTTAAGTCTGTATAAAGAGAAGGTAAGAAGCTCAACTACATCACAAATAGGATTTGGAAGTCGTTTTGGAGATTCTATTACTCAAGGATGGAATAGTTTTATAAGTTTCATATTAGGTCTAATCTCATTTTGGCCATTCTTTTTAACGATCCCTTTAATTATATTCTTGTGGAGAAAATGGAAAGGAAGAAGAAAAAAATAA
- a CDS encoding DUF2891 domain-containing protein: MKKSLLVFICAPFFLYAQEIPKLTDDIALKLADKPLHCINQEYPNKTAHIINNETEVPLSPKNLHPSFYGCFDWHSSVHGHWMLVRLLKTKPNLSNAKEIEKILDGSFQKENLQSEADYFTKYQLTTTFERTYGWGWLLKLDEELMTWNHPKAKIWHENLKPLTDQILKSWKTFLPKQTYPNRTGVHPNTAFAMAFAIDWARASKDKDFENQLLEKARYFYLADEKTPAYLEPDGSDFFSPSLEIADLMRRVLPQKEFVKWLNNFYEKRSLENVEKIPVVSDLTDYQTIHLVGLSFSKAWCMKGIAKALPDGNPLKKDFAKTADKFLANGLPLLFQGNYGGDHWLASFAVYALED, translated from the coding sequence ATGAAAAAAAGTCTTTTAGTATTTATATGTGCTCCATTTTTCTTGTATGCCCAAGAGATTCCAAAGTTAACGGATGATATCGCATTAAAACTCGCGGATAAACCGCTTCACTGTATCAATCAGGAATATCCCAATAAAACAGCACACATCATTAACAACGAAACGGAGGTACCTTTAAGTCCAAAAAATCTACATCCAAGTTTTTATGGCTGTTTCGATTGGCATAGCTCTGTTCATGGGCATTGGATGTTGGTAAGGTTACTAAAGACAAAACCCAATCTATCGAACGCAAAAGAAATCGAAAAGATCCTTGATGGTTCTTTTCAAAAAGAAAATTTACAGTCTGAAGCTGATTACTTTACAAAATATCAATTGACAACTACTTTTGAAAGAACATATGGTTGGGGGTGGTTACTGAAGTTAGATGAAGAGTTGATGACCTGGAATCACCCAAAAGCTAAGATCTGGCACGAAAATCTAAAACCTTTAACTGATCAGATCCTAAAATCCTGGAAAACCTTTCTGCCAAAACAAACCTATCCTAACCGTACTGGTGTTCATCCAAACACTGCCTTTGCAATGGCTTTTGCCATAGATTGGGCAAGAGCAAGTAAAGATAAAGATTTTGAAAATCAACTTTTAGAAAAAGCCAGATATTTCTATTTAGCTGATGAGAAGACACCTGCCTATCTGGAGCCTGATGGCTCGGATTTCTTTTCTCCAAGTCTTGAAATTGCTGATCTGATGAGACGTGTTCTGCCACAAAAGGAATTTGTAAAATGGTTAAATAATTTCTACGAAAAAAGAAGCCTTGAGAATGTTGAAAAGATTCCTGTTGTCAGTGATTTAACCGATTATCAAACGATTCATTTAGTGGGGTTATCTTTTTCAAAAGCATGGTGTATGAAAGGAATAGCAAAAGCACTTCCCGATGGTAATCCTTTAAAAAAGGACTTTGCTAAAACAGCGGATAAATTCTTAGCCAATGGATTGCCTTTGTTATTTCAGGGGAATTATGGTGGCGATCACTGGCTTGCAAGCTTTGCAGTATATGCACTAGAAGATTAA